CCGGCAAGCTGTTCGAGGCGAAGCTCCAGGTCGAGCCCGGCCCCCCGGGGCTTTTGAACCAGCGCCCGGAGACCGCGTAATAATAGTTTCGATCTCCCGCGTAGACAAACAGGTCGCTGCCCGTGTTGGAGACGTAGGAAAGGTGGGTTCCCGGGATCGGCGCCAGCTTCGGCGTCCCCTCCGTCACGATCATCTCCGCGGGCACCGGGCTCACGAACACCGTCGGCACCTGACCGGGGGCAAGGGCCTTTCCCGGAAGGCTGGCGAGGACGTCTTTCCAGTTGGCGTCGTTCTTCGGGAGATTCTGAAAATCCGCGGGCAAGGCCCCGGCCGCCTCCCAGGGCCCATACAGTTGCGGGGCCTTGAGCCAAGTATTTTCATTGCGGAGGAAGAGGAGGCCGCCAGCGTCTTGAAAGAGGTCCCAGTTGGTATTGACCGCGTACTTGAGTTGGGTCCCCGCGATCGGGCTCCAAACCGGCTGCCCGTCGATCTGAACCAGGAGGGCGGGCGTAGTACTGAAATAAATCGGCGGCGGGTCGTCCTTGACCTGCACCGTCTTGTCCAAGGCCTGCGACTGATGCAGGCTCGTCAGGATTCGATCCAGGGAAATCACGAGGTCATTTTGCGGCAGGATGCTTTGAAGCGCCTTGGTGAGGTCCGGAACCCGCTGGGGGTCCAGGGCGGGAAAATTCACCTCGGCCAACTGGATGTTTTGAATACGAACCTGACGCGTCTCTTTGTCCACCTCGGTATGGCCGGTGATCTTGAAGGTGCCCAAGGTTGCTGTCTTGCTTCCCTGGGGCGTCACCGCCGCGGCGAGGCTCGCCTCCAAGACGGATTGATCCTTCCAACTATCCACCTGCGGCGGATAGACGACCAATTGTCCGTTCTTTCCCTGGTACTTGCGGGGCCAGGCATCGGATTGGGCTTGGAGCGGAATGACGACAAGGAAGACTACCCAGAAGACCAGGATAACAATGGCGTTTTTCACGGAGCCCCCTGAAGCAAGGGATGATAGATCGGCCAAATATCGCAGGGTCAGGACAAAATTATCCGGGGCCCCTTGGGGAATTGCAAATTATATTTGTGAGAAGGAAAATTGTGGCCGGGAATGGAATTGAATTCCACCGCCTAGGAGAATTGAACCTTTCCCCAAATCATCTTTTGGAGCACAGCGGTAGGCCTTACAGACGCCGGCACCCTTATTTTTTTGTTTGGATGGAGATTTGGCTTAGGCCAGCCTTGGAGGCCACATCCATGACGGTGACGAGCTTTCCCGTCGTGGCGCCTTCGTCGGCCTGAATGAAGACCGCCGGGGGAGGGATTTTCTTTCCCAGCGGATCGAGCGCGGCCTCCAGGGCCCTCGCGTCGACGAGCCGTCCGTCGAGCAGGATCTCTTCTTGTTTCGTCACACCGATGATCACTTTGTCGATTTTTTCCACGCTCTTGCCGGTCTCCGCCTTGGGAAAACGAACCTTCATGGCTTGGATGTTCGTGTACTGGGCGGAGACGACGATGAATATCAATAGAATGAACATCACGTCGAGCAACGGGGTCATGTTGATCCCTTCCTCCTGCCGTTTTCGCCTGCGAAACCCCATGACTAGGCCCCTTTGATCAAGTCCACGATTTTAAGGGAGATCTTTTCCATCTCCAAAACGAGGCGGTCCGTTTTTGAGGTCAAATAGCGGTAAAAAATGGTGGCGGGAATCGAGACGGTGATGCCGGCGATGGTCGTATACAACGCCTTATAGATGCCGCCCGCAATCATCCCGACGTTGGTCACTTCGCCCGCCGCCGCCACGCTGGAAAACAGCTGGGACATGCCGAGCACCGTCCCCAAAAAGCCGAGCATTGGAGCGACGTATATCGCGGTGTTCAGGATGTTCATGTATTTTTCCAGCTCGTTGATCTCCCGCTCCCCCACCTCCAGAACAATTTCCTTGATTTGCTCGCGGCTTTTGCCCGCGTTTTCCAGGCCCGCTTCGATGACGCGGTTGAGCGAAGCGTCGTCTTCCCTGCAAAGGCTTATCGCCTCGGGAATTCGATTTTCCCGGACCATGCGCTCGATCCGCTCCGGCAGGCCCCGCGGAATGACGCTTCCTCGTCGCAAAGACCAAACCTTCTCGACAAAAACGGCCAGGGCCAGCACGGAACAAGCCGCAATCCCCCACATCGTCCAACCGCTCACTTGAAAAAAATGAATGACGTTTTCCATGGCTCAACTGTCCATTTCCGAAATGCGATAGGTGATGGGAACGGAGACCTTCAAATTAGAGCTCGCCAAATGTGTCGGCGGCGCCGGGAAGGGGCTGGCGTTGCGAATGGTGGCGAGGGCCCCGTCGGAGAGCAAGTCATGGTCCGACTTCAGGATATCGACGCTTACCAGCCTCCCCGCGCCGTCGATCACCAGCAGAGCCGTCACCCGACCCTCGATACCCCGCTGTCGCGCAAGAGACGGATAGCTCCGACGCCGCGCGATTTTCCGCTGAACCTGCCGAAGATATTCCTCGTAGGAGACCGCTCCTTGGGAAGGAGCGGCTCCGCTGATCCCTTCCGGCTGCCGATTCGCCGTCTGAGGGGTTTCTTGCACGCCGGTCGGGGCGGCAACCGTTTCGCTGCTTTCGTGCCGGACCTCCTTCTTCGGCTTCGCGATCCCTTCTTCCTGTTCCCGAGGCCGCTGGACTTTTCGCGGTGCCGGGGCCGGCAGGCTGGAAGGCTCGGCGACGCCGGAGACAAGTAAGACGCTCAATTCCAGATCGCGCCTCTCGACCGACGACACCTGATTTTCCGCCGGCTCGTCCCCGTTCCACCACGATGCCAAGGGGAAAAAGGCCAAGTGGATGATGGAGGAGATCAAAATCGCCCGGAGGATCAGCATGATTTCGATTCCCTGTTTCTTATCCGGCCTTGGCCGCCGCGGCGCCCGCCGCAGCCCCCGGCTGCGCCTTTTGGCGGGAACGCCGGATGAGGATCGGTTTCAGCCAAATATAAAAGCCGGTGATCACGTAAGCGATGAGCGCGTAGGAAAGCAGGTCCCAAAAGATCATGAAGCGACCGCCGAAGATCTCGCCGGTATGGAGATCCTCCAGCAGCTTTCCCCAGGTCAGGGGCTGGACGTAAAGCGGCTTCTGGAGAGCGGCCTCCGCGAGCCGGACCTTTTCTCCTGAGGCGGGCTTGAAGGCGTAGGCCCCTTCTTTTTCGGCGGCAACCAACAAATCGCCGCC
This genomic stretch from Deltaproteobacteria bacterium PRO3 harbors:
- a CDS encoding energy transducer TonB, which gives rise to MLILRAILISSIIHLAFFPLASWWNGDEPAENQVSSVERRDLELSVLLVSGVAEPSSLPAPAPRKVQRPREQEEGIAKPKKEVRHESSETVAAPTGVQETPQTANRQPEGISGAAPSQGAVSYEEYLRQVQRKIARRRSYPSLARQRGIEGRVTALLVIDGAGRLVSVDILKSDHDLLSDGALATIRNASPFPAPPTHLASSNLKVSVPITYRISEMDS
- a CDS encoding biopolymer transporter ExbD; this encodes MGFRRRKRQEEGINMTPLLDVMFILLIFIVVSAQYTNIQAMKVRFPKAETGKSVEKIDKVIIGVTKQEEILLDGRLVDARALEAALDPLGKKIPPPAVFIQADEGATTGKLVTVMDVASKAGLSQISIQTKK
- a CDS encoding MotA/TolQ/ExbB proton channel family protein — protein: MENVIHFFQVSGWTMWGIAACSVLALAVFVEKVWSLRRGSVIPRGLPERIERMVRENRIPEAISLCREDDASLNRVIEAGLENAGKSREQIKEIVLEVGEREINELEKYMNILNTAIYVAPMLGFLGTVLGMSQLFSSVAAAGEVTNVGMIAGGIYKALYTTIAGITVSIPATIFYRYLTSKTDRLVLEMEKISLKIVDLIKGA